A region from the Aricia agestis chromosome 12, ilAriAges1.1, whole genome shotgun sequence genome encodes:
- the LOC121732373 gene encoding hexosaminidase D — translation MHRIVHLDFKGAPLKVQYLDQVLESIRQWGATGVLLEWEDTFPYSGELSIIGSIENCNGDHMYTMDEVQQILQAIKSKGLEPIQLVQTIGHMEFVLKHPAFRELREEPRSPAVLCPTKPKSLHLVKAMIQNALDAQPDAKYFHIGADEVWHTAICEDCQRKASVSEHKATSLFLDHIKDLLIFLKMQRPKMNVLMWDDMLRAIGFEVLEKSNIGKLVEPVVWNYNVAEHFFVGGELWRNYRIFPKVWAASAFKGANGSCQMLSPVSRYMSNQQAWIREVQANADRANFTGVILTGWSRFDHYATLCELLPVSLPALYSCLSIWIHPNDSISSLTHEVLPENQWAGLAVARAVHSLVALRDRANQLLHGDAVSTWLNPWQVERGYTCPVQVDGIAGTANEILLNLQCLERELSAQLSYITGPRSADEWIGSNITPLVSKVSALHRQAARTATEQPSVRPVL, via the exons ATGCACAG AATTGTGCATTTGGACTTCAAAGGAGCACCCCTAAAAGTGCAGTATCTAGATCAG gttcTAGAAAGCATCAGGCAGTGGGGAGCCACCGGCGTACTGTTGGAATGGGAGGACACATTTCCTTATTCCGGAGAGCTCTCTATCATTGGCAGCATAGAGAATTGTAATGGTGACCATATGTACACAATGGATGAGGTCCAGCAAATTCTACAGGCTATCAAAAGCAAAGGTCTGGAACCT ATTCAACTGGTACAAACAATAGGCCACATGGAGTTTGTACTGAAACATCCTGCATTCCGGGAGCTGAGAGAGGAGCCCCGGTCTCCCGCGGTGCTCTGTCCCACAAAACCCAAGTCACTACATCTTGTGAAGGCAATGATCCAAAACGCCTTGGACGCCCAACCTGACGCAAAATACTTTCATATTGGTGCAGATGAg GTATGGCACACAGCGATCTGTGAGGATTGTCAGCGGAAGGCTTCGGTCAGCGAGCACAAGGCGACATCTCTCTTCCTAGACCACATCAAGGATCTGCTGATATTCCTCAAGATGCAGCGGCCCAAGATGAACGTGCTGATGTGGGATGACATGCTGAGAGCCATCGGTTTCGAGGTGTTGGAAA AATCCAACATTGGCAAGCTAGTGGAGCCGGTAGTATGGAACTACAACGTGGCTGAACACTTCTTCGTCGGCGGCGAACTGTGGCGGAACTACAGAATATTCCCGAAGGTCTGGGCGGCGTCCGCGTTCAAGGGGGCTAATGGTAGCTGTCAG ATGTTGTCCCCGGTGTCGCGGTACATGAGCAACCAGCAGGCGTGGATCCGCGAGGTGCAGGCCAACGCCGACCGCGCCAACTTCACCGGGGTCATACTGACCGGCTGGTCCAG attCGATCACTACGCTACCCTCTGCGAGCTCCTGCCCGTGTCTTTGCCTGCGCTCTACAGCTGTCTAAGTATATGGATACACCCGAACGACTCTATTAGct CTCTAACCCACGAGGTGTTACCGGAGAATCAGTGGGCGGGGCTTGCGGTGGCGCGCGCCGTACACTCGCTAGTGGCGTTGCGGGACCGCGCCAACCAGTTGTTACACGGCGACGC CGTGTCAACATGGTTGAACCCGTGGCAAGTGGAGCGCGGTTACACTTGCCCCGTGCAAGTTGACGGCATAGCGGGGACGGCCAACGA AATCCTTCTAAACCTACAATGTCTGGAACGCGAGCTGTCTGCCCAGCTGTCTTATATCACGGGGCCGCGCAGCGCCGACGAGTGGATCGGCAGCAATATAACGCCGCTTGTCAGCAAAGTCAGCGCGCTGCACAGGCAGGCAGCGAGGACAGCAACGGAGCAGCCCAGCGTCAGACCTGTGTTGTGA